The window TGTAAATGTCATAGCCTGGTTGTGGACAATGTAATCACAGTCTTTCACCTTCTCGACCTGACCACTCCAGAGCGTGGTGCCCATAGGAGCAAGGTATTTGCCAGCATACTCAAACCTGTCCGGGTGAGCCTGGCAGTATTGTTTTAGCGTCTCTACAATCTGAGTCATCGATACCTCTTGACAACCAACAGCAGCGATCTTTGGCCTTGTTGGATAGTTGGGCCACTGCTGGCTGATCCACTCCAGGAGAGTCGGCAAAGCACTAGACGCTCTGCCAGCCGCACAAAATACCCAACCAGGAGGATCAACCATAGCGTCGCTGGCCATCCAGGTGCACAGGGGCATCTTGTCTCTAGCGGCAAAGGACTTGAGTATCTCCGCTGCTTCGGGGTCGGGGGTAAGTATTATCTTTGCTCCCTTCTGCTTCAACCAGTCATATCCTGGAACGTACCTCGAGGGCGTGTACTGGGCATCGTATAGGGCTAGCTTCAACTCCACCCCTGGTATGAGGTTTTGCTCATTATAATATTTGGCCAAATCCTCTATCGCAACGTTAATACGCTTGAAAGCCTCTGCGCCCACCCCTGTGAAGTCCGTGATGACACCTATGGTGATCTTCACTTTTCCCCCATCCCCGTTCCCGCAGCCCAAGAGGGGCACAGCTAAAAGTGCTACAACCAAGAGACAAACAACAGTCACTCTCAATACGTGCTTCATCAGTTTCCTCCCTTCTGTTGATGCAATCTGGATATGCCGCTGCTTGGCATAGCACAAAGCTAACCAGCAGCATTCAACCCACAGTACTATGGCGCAGCACGCATCATTGCTTCACCTCCTGTGCTGGAGTCAGACCGTCACACAGTAGTCTTTACGTCAGGTTTGAATTCCCGGGTCGCCTTCATCACCTCGTGAAACATCTGTATCGAGGCATCGTAGGGAATCTCCCATTCAGTAGTGAGGAAGAAGCCCTTATTCACATAGGAACTCTCAAGTGTACCTCTGACCTTTGATCTCACTGCCTCAGAATCAAGCGACAGAAGATCTTGAGTTCGCACAGCCTCGGCGAAACACAAGTTACGTGTCTTGGCATAGTCGCGTAAGCAGACTGCCTCGGACATTCCACCCACAACCACAGCGTCCGCTCCCAGACTACAAAGGAATTCCAGGTTGTCCGCCGTGCAGCCGTATGCTAGGAGCACAGAGTATCCCTTGAAGTAGCGGAGGACGTTCCACATCGCCCGATATGCTGCTTTCATCTGGGTGCCAACCGGTTCCTCTATCCTGCTCGGCATTCTCTCAACCACCATGATGGTATCTACGCCAATGTCGCAGTAGGATTTGATAAGGTCTTGACAGCACTTTTTGGTGAAGTCTAGCGTTTTCTTCGCATCAGCCGCGCCTTTCTCAAACTGCGGC is drawn from Chloroflexota bacterium and contains these coding sequences:
- a CDS encoding ABC transporter substrate-binding protein, whose translation is MKHVLRVTVVCLLVVALLAVPLLGCGNGDGGKVKITIGVITDFTGVGAEAFKRINVAIEDLAKYYNEQNLIPGVELKLALYDAQYTPSRYVPGYDWLKQKGAKIILTPDPEAAEILKSFAARDKMPLCTWMASDAMVDPPGWVFCAAGRASSALPTLLEWISQQWPNYPTRPKIAAVGCQEVSMTQIVETLKQYCQAHPDRFEYAGKYLAPMGTTLWSGQVEKVKDCDYIVHNQAMTFTANFLKQLRSKESTAKTVDLDAQASAIRYFLDMCGWEELDGHLSFFPWGWWGDPLASVELAEELLNRYHLAAEAADIRSAGNGYLALYAPMVFFDILRQTVEEVGAEDFDGQAFYNTAINFSKTYDGFPERAFTETRRAFPNEAAVYEWRAEVKDIVRISDWLSYAS